Proteins encoded in a region of the Agromyces protaetiae genome:
- a CDS encoding phosphocholine cytidylyltransferase family protein — MTTQIVILAAGMGSRLGRSLPKPLTELSDGRTIMRQQFDNIEHTFGTNPAVTIVVGYKLEHIIEAFPQASFVYNEEYDQTNTSKSLMRALKASKSGGVLWMNGDVVFDPRILDRAMPFIERDQSFVTVNTAKVSDEEVKYTTSAEGYIKELSKTVKGGLGEAVGINYISSRDKATLLSYLQRVDDQDYFERGLELAIERNGILVEPMDVSDLYAVEIDFAEDLERANHFV, encoded by the coding sequence GTGACCACCCAGATCGTGATCCTCGCAGCCGGCATGGGCAGCCGGCTCGGGCGTTCGCTCCCCAAACCCTTGACCGAGCTCAGCGACGGCCGCACCATCATGCGCCAGCAGTTCGACAACATCGAGCACACGTTCGGCACGAACCCGGCCGTGACGATCGTCGTCGGCTACAAGCTCGAGCACATCATCGAGGCGTTCCCGCAGGCATCCTTCGTCTACAACGAGGAATACGACCAGACGAACACCTCGAAGTCGCTCATGCGCGCCCTCAAGGCCTCGAAGTCGGGCGGCGTGCTCTGGATGAACGGCGACGTCGTCTTCGACCCCCGCATCCTCGACCGCGCGATGCCGTTCATCGAGCGCGACCAGTCGTTCGTGACGGTCAACACCGCGAAGGTCTCCGACGAAGAGGTCAAGTACACGACGAGCGCTGAGGGCTACATCAAAGAGCTCTCGAAGACCGTCAAGGGCGGCCTCGGCGAGGCCGTGGGCATCAACTACATCTCGTCCCGCGACAAGGCCACGCTGCTGAGCTACCTGCAGCGGGTCGATGACCAGGACTACTTCGAGCGCGGCCTCGAGCTCGCGATCGAGCGCAACGGCATCCTCGTCGAGCCGATGGACGTCTCCGACCTGTACGCGGTCGAGATCGACTTCGCCGAGGACCTCGAGCGCGCGAACCACTTCGTGTGA
- a CDS encoding ABC transporter permease, with the protein MSTVSVGSEGDAHPLQRTPLLRYRHSLWLLTTRDLKVRYSTSALGYVWSVLDPLVMAGIYWFVFTQVFRRPVGTEPYIVFLLTALLAWMWFNGAVSDSTRAFLKDAKLVRSTMIPRTIWVNRIVLSKGIEFLLALPVLALFAIVFGAQVSWELVYFPLAILLQAILTCGVALIVAPLVVFFRDLERAVKLVLRFLFYASPIIYGVENLPEQLHVWAAFNPLSGIFGLYRAGFFPHELDWFNVIVSAVMSLALLATGLLVFRASVRQVLKEI; encoded by the coding sequence GTGAGCACGGTATCGGTCGGGAGCGAGGGCGACGCGCATCCGCTCCAACGGACGCCCCTGCTGCGCTACCGGCATTCGCTCTGGCTGCTCACGACCCGCGACCTGAAGGTGCGCTACTCGACCTCGGCGCTGGGCTACGTCTGGTCGGTCCTCGACCCGCTCGTGATGGCGGGCATCTACTGGTTCGTGTTCACGCAGGTGTTCCGGCGCCCGGTCGGCACCGAGCCGTACATCGTGTTCCTGCTCACCGCGCTGCTCGCGTGGATGTGGTTCAACGGCGCGGTCTCGGACTCGACGCGCGCGTTCCTGAAGGACGCGAAGCTCGTCAGATCGACCATGATCCCGCGGACGATCTGGGTGAACCGCATCGTGCTGTCGAAGGGCATCGAGTTCCTGCTCGCGCTGCCCGTGCTCGCGCTGTTCGCGATCGTGTTCGGCGCCCAGGTCAGCTGGGAGCTGGTGTACTTTCCGCTCGCGATCCTGCTGCAGGCGATCCTCACCTGCGGCGTCGCGCTCATCGTGGCGCCACTCGTGGTCTTCTTCCGCGACCTCGAGCGCGCGGTGAAGCTCGTCCTGCGCTTCCTGTTCTACGCATCGCCCATCATCTACGGCGTCGAGAACCTGCCGGAACAGCTGCACGTCTGGGCGGCGTTCAACCCGCTGTCGGGGATCTTCGGGCTGTACCGCGCGGGATTCTTCCCGCACGAGCTCGACTGGTTCAACGTCATCGTCTCGGCGGTCATGTCGCTCGCCCTGCTCGCGACCGGGCTGCTGGTCTTCCGCGCGAGCGTGCGCCAGGTGCTGAAGGAGATCTGA
- a CDS encoding ABC transporter ATP-binding protein: MTSVSRSEQNDEAREDTVRGATADGARAEGGAGRAPRTASTARGTEKARSASKRASAAAKAEGGESGSAVADASAEAGSAAATDETTASETTVEQGAEASGEAVSKSASARSGGAKAGVAKAGAAKAGAVKAGAAKAGAKKRSPATSTRSAKAAGSAAADSGSEEASIGGASAAAASATESSATEAPDVDATPAKRAPSGAAKAPRARAGSPRTRATTAKPAGATESAAAAAGEAEPAEPATSSKRTPASRTASKTASSARGRAAKSTRTTAEKGAATSATARARAAESTSAKKRPTPRAAAALTTDTTAAERPRKAEPSGDPEYLVDELPFPDEQVAPAEPLAEAAAAAAAAEAASDAPATRAEPAPAAEATTVAEPTEATSSAASTPPAEPDGLAELLDQPVPAEAEPASEVESDSGQAPAEATRDQAVAVVAAPPKKPAPRKKRTLRVARQAPGADVPAVLEVDGLVKRFGANTAVDRISLEVRAGSFFGVVGPNGAGKTTTLSMITGLLRPDEGTVRIHGIDVWADPKAAKRATGVLPDRLRLFDRLTGAQLLDYSGTLRGLDHQTVRERAADLAAAFGLEDALGRLVADYSAGMTKKIALACAMIHSPRLLVLDEPFESVDPVSAANLTEILERYVAGGGTVVLSSHGMDLIERVCDSAAIVVGGHVLAHGTLDEVRQGQTLEDRFVELAGGRKAAEGMEWLHSFVD; the protein is encoded by the coding sequence GTGACTTCAGTTTCGCGCTCAGAACAGAACGACGAGGCTCGCGAAGACACCGTTCGGGGGGCGACCGCTGACGGGGCGCGTGCCGAGGGCGGTGCCGGCCGTGCGCCGCGCACGGCGTCGACCGCGCGCGGGACGGAGAAGGCCCGAAGCGCCTCGAAGCGCGCCTCGGCCGCGGCGAAGGCTGAGGGGGGCGAGTCCGGTTCCGCGGTGGCGGATGCCTCGGCGGAGGCCGGCTCTGCCGCTGCCACCGATGAGACGACCGCGTCGGAGACGACGGTGGAGCAGGGTGCGGAGGCGTCGGGCGAAGCGGTCTCGAAGTCGGCGTCCGCGCGATCGGGCGGGGCGAAGGCGGGCGTTGCGAAGGCGGGCGCTGCGAAGGCGGGTGCTGTGAAGGCGGGCGCTGCGAAGGCGGGCGCGAAGAAGCGGTCGCCGGCGACGAGCACGCGGTCGGCGAAGGCTGCCGGGAGCGCGGCGGCGGACTCCGGTTCCGAGGAGGCGTCCATCGGCGGGGCATCCGCGGCCGCGGCGTCAGCGACCGAGTCGTCCGCGACCGAGGCGCCCGATGTCGACGCCACACCCGCGAAGCGCGCGCCGTCGGGCGCCGCGAAGGCGCCGCGGGCTCGTGCTGGCTCCCCGCGCACTCGCGCGACGACGGCGAAGCCCGCCGGCGCGACCGAGTCCGCTGCGGCGGCGGCCGGTGAGGCAGAGCCGGCCGAGCCGGCGACCTCGTCGAAGCGGACGCCGGCGTCACGCACCGCGTCGAAGACGGCCTCGAGCGCGCGAGGCCGGGCTGCGAAGTCGACCCGGACGACCGCGGAGAAGGGCGCGGCGACCAGCGCCACCGCGCGGGCGCGTGCCGCCGAGTCGACCTCGGCGAAGAAGCGCCCGACGCCGCGAGCGGCCGCGGCGCTCACGACCGACACCACGGCGGCCGAGCGTCCCCGCAAGGCCGAGCCGTCCGGCGACCCCGAGTACCTGGTCGACGAGCTTCCGTTCCCCGACGAGCAGGTCGCTCCGGCCGAGCCGTTGGCCGAAGCGGCAGCCGCTGCCGCGGCGGCCGAGGCGGCGTCCGATGCGCCGGCCACCAGGGCCGAACCGGCGCCGGCCGCCGAGGCCACTACCGTGGCGGAGCCCACGGAGGCGACGTCGTCGGCTGCGTCGACGCCGCCCGCTGAGCCCGATGGTCTGGCCGAGCTGCTCGACCAGCCGGTGCCGGCAGAAGCCGAGCCGGCCTCAGAGGTCGAATCAGACTCCGGCCAGGCCCCGGCAGAGGCGACGCGCGACCAGGCGGTCGCCGTCGTCGCCGCGCCGCCGAAGAAGCCCGCGCCGCGGAAGAAGCGCACGCTGCGCGTTGCGCGTCAGGCGCCCGGCGCCGACGTCCCCGCGGTGCTCGAGGTCGACGGTCTCGTCAAGCGCTTCGGGGCGAACACCGCTGTCGACCGCATCTCGCTCGAGGTGCGGGCCGGTTCGTTCTTCGGCGTGGTCGGCCCGAACGGTGCCGGCAAGACGACGACCCTGTCGATGATCACCGGTCTGCTGCGGCCCGACGAGGGCACGGTGCGGATCCACGGCATCGACGTGTGGGCCGACCCGAAGGCCGCGAAGCGCGCGACCGGCGTGCTGCCCGACCGCCTGCGCCTGTTCGACCGGCTCACCGGCGCGCAGCTGCTCGACTACTCGGGAACGCTGCGCGGGCTCGATCACCAGACGGTGCGCGAGCGTGCAGCCGACCTCGCGGCCGCGTTCGGCCTCGAGGACGCGCTCGGCCGGCTCGTCGCGGACTACTCCGCGGGCATGACCAAGAAGATCGCGCTCGCGTGCGCGATGATCCATTCGCCCCGGCTGCTCGTCCTGGACGAGCCGTTCGAATCGGTCGACCCGGTGTCCGCCGCCAACCTCACCGAGATCCTCGAACGCTACGTTGCGGGCGGTGGCACGGTCGTGCTGTCGAGCCACGGCATGGACCTCATCGAGCGGGTCTGCGACTCCGCCGCGATCGTCGTCGGCGGCCACGTGCTCGCGCACGGCACGCTCGACGAGGTGCGCCAGGGCCAGACCCTCGAAGACCGCTTCGTCGAGCTCGCCGGCGGCCGCAAGGCCGCCGAGGGCATGGAGTGGCTGCACAGCTTCGTCGACTGA
- a CDS encoding family 78 glycoside hydrolase catalytic domain — protein sequence MLRARARSIFSSAVAAALIVGLLGTGSPAAAATAPVEIGELRVNAGAERLGIPVEAPTFGWQLASEARDVVQQAYRIRVAEHGSSLADDAVWASGWIDSSNSVQVPYDGPALEPTTRYEWQVQIRDGAGAESEWSTPDWFETALAADHEWEGAAWIGAPEPEPWTDAVVEVEATMAPGTAFGVFFRTIGGNGYMWQLNDELPDTPRLRPHVRTNGAYQALPDVPIGSLVGAGVFDSRVALRIEAAGTSLRTFVNDVLVDERTDAAFGEGRIGFRTSGAEAATIHAVRVTDGDEDLLSVDLATEASPFSGGTPLRGEGLRVSGTQDVFLADPTASPALRTEFDVDRPLASARLYATARGVYEFSVNGERVGDFELAPGWTDYNIRHSYQSYDLTEQLHQGANAVGVLAGPGWYSGALAWFGPEQYGARPSVLGTIRLEYADGEVEWISTDDTWVSGVSPIRSSDLLHGEQYDARLEQAGWDRPGFDDTAWAPAAADEDTTGIVLEPQPDPPVRVVEELTARSMSEPQPGVYVYDLGQNMVGRARIEVPALAGETVQIRHAEVTHPDGRIAPENLRSARATDTVTVAEDGVLVYEPRFTFHGFRYVELSGLSTPPGLDTVVGRVIHTDGALTSRLTTSDPMVNQLQSNITWGQRGNFLSIPTDTPARDERLGWTGDINVFASTATFNMDTQSFFTKWMTDMRDAQLPNGAYPEVAPQFCKDPAVHPSCGGGSTGWADAGVTVPWTVWRSYGDTRVIDENWESMTEYLDFMDDIAPSGIRPDAGSWGDWLSHNDPTPGNVIGTIFYARSADLMAEMAEATGRSAEAASYRDLFERIADAFADEFIAADGTITGNSQTAYVTSVAFGLVPDALLEAVGDKLYAAVERRGFHLSTGFLGTPYLLPALTETGNVDIAYRLLLNRTYPSWGFQIDRGATTMWERWDSIREDGSFGDLGMNSFNHFAYGAVGDWMYKTIGGIEALEPGYASTLIAPQPGGGLTFADVEYDSIRGTIGSSWRQGAAGFELDVDVPANTTAVVSLPASSAGAVLESGIPAGDAEGVHDVSRSGDRVLVEVGSGSYSFLVDATLAGFDEVIAAAEALGDDVETAVDAGDLGEDDAAAARAGLAALIDAVEAARAAYTGTGAIESARDIHTALADAHEVSRSVADARDLAAAADALVGSLSELSAALLGVDAAIAASEEPVLPGTRTTLTGQVTAGSAAIDDVRFAAEPRRGWTTEPAEAVLGDLAEGAAGSATIDATVGMREAPGPVGIAGTVSYGFEGSRAVLPRTATLEIGAALRIVEVALEPATVRAGDALTVQLTVANDNAFEVVAAPRAMLADGVPRHGPEGAFAPGETTTLSFEVDVPLNATAGTAELSAALVSGDVVYAEDSVSYTVELPDLGVVDFDHVDLGDATSEAAHGLTASAQSGTAPNEAGLTRRYTTRTDPQGFFEVTMAVQEGEPFALNVLETFDGNRLKDYRILVDGVLVHEHLHQRVGGAGSAAYTIVVDDPAVITDNGGDVRVRFENNAKAANYDPSIADLWTQSMHDHVDLGDSGSETVHGLTATSRSGTNVEAGATRRYANREDPEGAFEFDLAVIPGQSFVVRAVETYGTSQIKEYDVFVDDVLVHERLYQHTGGNALIEYQFVVGAEHAAADGRVRIRFQNNEFGRNYDASLADVWALPIEADAAAPRVTTQTISDQPRRNGWYRSEVAVRVDGSDDRGRPVALEVNDGSGWAPYTAPVPVAGDGTHTITARGTDEAANRSAEVAAEVRIDGTAPVATHAVIGAEANGWLAPGAQLTFAAEDALSGVDAIEFRFGGGEWTSYRTPIVLPNGVSSAEYRARDLAGNTSEPVAVQLRVDADAPVVAVTRSTPPAASGWHLDHPALAIEAGDDASGVASVRYAIGAGQWQDYAGPFEVGDGVTEVRVRVTDGSGNTTTVTETVRVDTIAPEALAQIDGRRVLTVSGADEHSGVALLEFSLDGGETWSAYEAPVQLGLASAVIAARATDHAGHVGTSGEHRIAGGSLSADWVVQGGTLTVRGEGFEPGEQVRVELHSAPVLLDRVVARGDGTFETTVTIPAGTSVGAHEIVLVGEASARDVRFALEVAAAGSIPPIAQTGLAIGMPVLLAMLALGLGAVFVTRRRRTATEPEV from the coding sequence ATGCTCCGTGCCCGCGCCCGGTCCATCTTCTCCTCGGCGGTCGCCGCCGCTCTGATCGTCGGGCTGCTGGGCACCGGCTCACCCGCGGCGGCCGCCACCGCGCCGGTCGAGATCGGCGAACTGCGCGTCAACGCGGGTGCAGAGCGTCTCGGCATCCCCGTCGAGGCGCCGACCTTCGGCTGGCAGCTCGCCTCGGAGGCGCGCGACGTCGTGCAGCAGGCGTATCGCATCCGGGTGGCCGAACACGGCTCGAGCCTCGCCGACGACGCCGTCTGGGCCTCGGGCTGGATCGACTCGTCGAACTCGGTTCAGGTTCCGTACGACGGCCCGGCGCTCGAGCCGACGACGCGCTACGAGTGGCAGGTGCAGATCCGCGACGGGGCCGGCGCCGAGAGCGAGTGGAGCACGCCCGACTGGTTCGAGACGGCGCTCGCGGCCGATCACGAGTGGGAGGGCGCGGCGTGGATCGGCGCGCCCGAGCCCGAACCGTGGACCGACGCGGTCGTCGAGGTCGAGGCGACCATGGCGCCGGGCACCGCCTTCGGCGTGTTCTTCCGCACCATCGGCGGCAACGGCTACATGTGGCAGTTGAACGACGAACTGCCCGACACACCCCGCCTTCGTCCGCACGTGCGGACGAATGGCGCCTACCAGGCGCTGCCCGACGTGCCGATCGGCTCGCTCGTCGGCGCCGGCGTCTTCGACTCGCGCGTCGCCCTGCGCATCGAGGCCGCAGGCACGAGCCTGCGGACGTTCGTCAACGACGTGCTCGTCGACGAGCGCACGGACGCCGCGTTCGGCGAGGGGCGGATCGGGTTCCGCACGTCGGGCGCCGAAGCCGCGACCATTCACGCGGTTCGGGTGACCGACGGCGACGAAGACCTGCTTTCGGTCGACCTGGCGACCGAGGCGAGCCCGTTCTCCGGCGGCACGCCGTTGCGCGGAGAGGGGCTGCGCGTCTCCGGCACGCAAGACGTCTTCCTCGCCGATCCGACCGCCTCGCCCGCACTGCGCACCGAGTTCGACGTCGACCGGCCGCTGGCCTCCGCGCGGCTGTACGCGACCGCGCGCGGCGTCTACGAGTTCAGCGTCAACGGCGAACGCGTCGGCGACTTCGAGCTCGCTCCTGGATGGACCGACTACAACATCCGGCACAGCTACCAGAGCTACGACCTGACCGAGCAGCTGCACCAGGGCGCGAACGCGGTCGGCGTGCTCGCGGGCCCCGGCTGGTACTCGGGCGCCCTCGCCTGGTTCGGCCCGGAGCAGTACGGCGCCCGGCCGAGCGTGCTCGGCACCATTCGCCTCGAGTACGCCGACGGTGAGGTCGAATGGATCTCGACCGACGACACGTGGGTGAGCGGTGTCAGCCCCATCCGCTCCTCCGATCTGCTCCACGGCGAGCAGTACGACGCCCGCCTGGAACAGGCCGGCTGGGATCGGCCCGGCTTCGACGACACCGCGTGGGCCCCCGCCGCAGCGGACGAGGACACCACCGGCATCGTGCTCGAACCGCAGCCCGACCCGCCGGTCCGCGTCGTCGAGGAGCTCACCGCCCGAAGCATGAGCGAGCCGCAGCCCGGGGTCTACGTCTACGACCTCGGCCAGAACATGGTCGGCCGGGCGCGCATCGAGGTGCCCGCGCTCGCCGGCGAGACCGTGCAGATCCGGCACGCGGAGGTCACCCACCCCGACGGCCGGATCGCACCGGAGAACCTGCGCAGCGCCCGTGCGACCGACACCGTGACCGTCGCCGAGGACGGCGTGCTCGTCTACGAGCCGCGCTTCACGTTCCACGGCTTCCGCTACGTCGAGCTCTCGGGCCTGTCGACGCCGCCCGGCCTCGACACGGTCGTCGGCCGGGTCATCCACACCGACGGTGCGCTCACCAGCCGGCTCACGACCTCCGACCCGATGGTCAACCAGCTGCAGAGCAACATCACCTGGGGTCAGCGCGGCAACTTCCTGTCGATTCCGACGGACACGCCGGCGCGCGACGAGCGACTGGGCTGGACGGGTGACATCAACGTGTTCGCCTCGACCGCGACGTTCAACATGGACACGCAGTCGTTCTTCACGAAGTGGATGACGGACATGCGGGACGCGCAGCTCCCGAACGGGGCGTACCCCGAGGTCGCACCGCAGTTCTGCAAGGACCCGGCCGTGCACCCATCCTGTGGCGGCGGGTCGACCGGCTGGGCCGACGCGGGCGTCACCGTGCCGTGGACCGTCTGGCGAAGCTACGGCGACACCCGGGTCATCGACGAGAACTGGGAGTCCATGACGGAGTACCTGGACTTCATGGACGACATCGCGCCCTCGGGCATCCGGCCCGACGCCGGATCATGGGGCGACTGGCTCAGCCACAACGACCCCACGCCGGGCAATGTGATCGGCACCATCTTCTACGCACGCAGTGCCGACCTCATGGCCGAGATGGCCGAGGCGACCGGCCGCTCGGCCGAGGCCGCGTCGTACCGCGACCTCTTCGAGCGCATCGCCGACGCGTTCGCCGACGAGTTCATCGCCGCCGACGGCACCATCACCGGGAACAGCCAGACGGCGTACGTGACGAGCGTCGCATTCGGGCTCGTGCCCGACGCCCTGCTCGAGGCCGTCGGCGACAAGCTCTACGCGGCCGTCGAGCGCCGGGGCTTCCACCTCTCCACGGGCTTCCTCGGCACGCCCTACCTTCTGCCCGCCCTCACCGAGACCGGCAACGTGGACATCGCGTACCGGCTGCTGCTGAACCGCACGTACCCGTCCTGGGGCTTCCAGATCGACCGCGGCGCGACCACGATGTGGGAGCGCTGGGACTCCATCCGCGAGGACGGCAGCTTCGGCGACCTCGGCATGAACTCCTTCAATCACTTCGCGTATGGCGCGGTGGGTGACTGGATGTACAAGACCATCGGCGGCATCGAGGCGCTCGAACCCGGCTACGCGTCGACCCTCATCGCGCCGCAGCCCGGCGGCGGCCTGACCTTCGCCGACGTCGAGTACGACTCCATCCGCGGCACGATCGGCTCCTCGTGGCGGCAGGGCGCGGCGGGCTTCGAGCTCGACGTCGACGTGCCCGCGAACACGACCGCGGTCGTCTCGCTTCCGGCCTCGTCGGCCGGTGCCGTGCTCGAATCGGGCATCCCGGCGGGCGACGCCGAGGGCGTGCACGACGTCTCGCGCAGCGGCGACCGTGTGCTCGTCGAGGTCGGCTCGGGATCGTACTCCTTCCTCGTCGACGCCACCCTCGCCGGATTCGACGAGGTCATCGCCGCGGCCGAGGCGCTCGGCGACGACGTCGAGACGGCGGTCGACGCCGGCGACCTCGGCGAGGACGACGCGGCGGCGGCCCGGGCGGGCCTCGCGGCGCTCATCGACGCGGTCGAGGCGGCCCGCGCGGCGTACACCGGGACCGGTGCGATCGAGTCCGCCCGAGACATCCACACCGCGCTCGCCGACGCGCACGAGGTCTCGAGGTCCGTCGCTGACGCGCGCGACCTGGCCGCCGCCGCCGACGCCCTCGTCGGCTCGCTCTCCGAGCTCTCCGCGGCGCTGCTGGGCGTGGACGCCGCGATCGCGGCGTCGGAGGAGCCGGTGCTGCCCGGCACGCGCACGACCCTGACCGGTCAGGTGACCGCCGGGTCGGCGGCGATCGACGACGTGCGCTTCGCCGCGGAGCCGCGCCGCGGCTGGACGACCGAGCCGGCCGAGGCCGTGCTCGGAGACCTGGCCGAGGGGGCGGCCGGGTCGGCGACCATCGACGCCACCGTCGGGATGCGCGAGGCCCCTGGGCCCGTCGGCATCGCCGGTACCGTCTCGTACGGCTTCGAGGGTTCCCGGGCCGTGCTGCCGCGCACGGCGACGCTCGAGATCGGTGCTGCGCTCCGCATCGTGGAGGTTGCGCTCGAGCCGGCCACCGTCCGTGCCGGCGACGCCCTGACCGTGCAGCTCACCGTCGCGAACGACAATGCGTTCGAGGTCGTCGCGGCGCCGCGCGCGATGCTCGCCGACGGCGTGCCGAGGCACGGGCCGGAGGGCGCCTTCGCGCCCGGTGAGACGACGACGCTCTCGTTCGAGGTCGACGTGCCGCTGAACGCGACCGCGGGCACCGCCGAGCTCAGCGCGGCGCTCGTGAGCGGCGACGTCGTGTACGCCGAGGACTCGGTGTCGTACACCGTGGAGCTGCCCGACCTGGGCGTCGTCGACTTCGACCATGTCGACCTCGGCGACGCGACCTCGGAGGCCGCGCACGGCCTCACGGCCTCGGCGCAGTCCGGCACGGCCCCGAACGAGGCCGGGCTCACACGGCGGTACACGACGCGCACCGACCCGCAGGGCTTCTTCGAGGTGACGATGGCCGTCCAAGAGGGCGAGCCGTTCGCGCTCAACGTGCTCGAGACGTTCGACGGCAACCGACTCAAGGACTACCGCATCCTCGTCGACGGCGTGCTCGTGCACGAGCACCTGCACCAGCGCGTGGGGGGTGCGGGATCGGCCGCGTACACGATCGTCGTCGACGACCCGGCGGTCATCACAGACAACGGCGGCGACGTGCGTGTGCGGTTCGAGAACAACGCGAAGGCGGCGAACTACGACCCGTCGATCGCGGACCTCTGGACGCAGTCGATGCATGACCACGTCGACCTCGGCGACTCCGGCTCGGAGACCGTGCACGGGCTCACCGCGACGTCTCGCTCCGGCACCAACGTCGAAGCCGGCGCCACGCGCCGCTACGCGAACCGCGAAGACCCGGAGGGCGCGTTCGAGTTCGACCTCGCCGTCATCCCCGGGCAGTCGTTCGTGGTGCGCGCGGTGGAGACGTACGGCACGTCGCAGATCAAGGAGTACGACGTCTTCGTGGACGACGTGCTCGTCCACGAGCGGCTGTACCAGCACACCGGCGGCAACGCGCTCATCGAGTACCAGTTCGTCGTCGGCGCCGAGCACGCGGCCGCGGACGGCCGGGTGCGGATCCGCTTCCAGAACAACGAGTTCGGGCGCAACTACGACGCGTCGCTCGCCGACGTCTGGGCGCTGCCCATCGAGGCGGATGCCGCGGCGCCACGCGTGACGACGCAGACGATCTCCGACCAGCCGCGCCGCAACGGGTGGTACCGGTCCGAGGTGGCCGTGCGGGTCGACGGCAGCGACGATCGGGGCAGGCCGGTCGCGCTCGAGGTGAACGACGGCTCGGGCTGGGCGCCGTACACGGCGCCGGTCCCGGTGGCCGGGGACGGCACGCACACGATCACCGCGCGCGGCACCGACGAGGCGGCCAACCGCTCGGCCGAGGTCGCGGCCGAGGTCAGGATCGACGGGACCGCGCCCGTCGCGACGCACGCCGTGATCGGCGCCGAGGCGAACGGCTGGCTCGCGCCGGGCGCGCAGCTCACGTTCGCCGCCGAGGACGCGCTGAGCGGGGTCGACGCCATCGAGTTCCGCTTCGGCGGCGGCGAGTGGACCTCGTACCGCACGCCGATCGTGCTGCCGAACGGGGTCAGCAGCGCCGAGTACCGCGCACGCGACCTCGCCGGCAACACGAGCGAGCCGGTCGCGGTCCAGCTCCGCGTCGATGCGGATGCTCCGGTGGTGGCCGTCACGAGGTCGACGCCGCCCGCCGCGAGCGGCTGGCACCTCGACCACCCCGCGCTCGCCATCGAGGCCGGAGACGACGCCAGCGGGGTCGCCTCGGTGCGCTATGCGATCGGCGCGGGGCAGTGGCAGGACTACGCAGGTCCCTTCGAGGTCGGCGACGGCGTCACCGAGGTGCGTGTGCGGGTCACGGATGGCTCGGGCAACACCACGACCGTCACCGAGACCGTCCGGGTCGACACCATCGCACCCGAGGCGCTCGCGCAGATCGACGGACGCCGGGTGCTCACGGTGAGCGGGGCCGACGAGCACTCCGGGGTCGCGCTGCTCGAGTTCAGCCTCGACGGCGGCGAGACCTGGTCGGCCTACGAGGCACCCGTTCAACTCGGACTCGCGTCGGCGGTCATCGCCGCGAGGGCGACCGACCATGCCGGTCACGTCGGCACGTCGGGCGAGCACCGCATCGCCGGCGGCTCGCTCTCGGCCGACTGGGTCGTGCAGGGCGGCACCCTGACGGTGCGCGGCGAAGGGTTCGAACCGGGGGAGCAGGTGCGGGTGGAGCTGCACTCGGCACCGGTCCTGCTCGACCGGGTCGTGGCCCGCGGCGACGGGACGTTCGAGACCACGGTCACGATCCCGGCCGGCACGAGCGTCGGCGCGCACGAGATCGTGCTCGTCGGTGAGGCATCCGCC
- a CDS encoding ECF transporter S component produces the protein MHGTSTRILLSCAAIGVGGGLIAGGSGYLAAAFAAFGPLLYGLTVGSHFLPSVVAFALLRRPGTALLTGLIAGVVGMAFAPQWWFRYVATGLLVGVLLELPFFLTRYRRWDAWMFYLSGVVSGAIIGAVVFFAQGAEHYAWWAWIISLACWVASPPFFIWIGRIIARALERAGVARESVGQRQP, from the coding sequence GTGCACGGCACGAGTACGAGGATCCTGCTGAGCTGCGCCGCGATCGGCGTCGGCGGCGGGCTCATCGCCGGTGGGTCCGGCTACCTCGCCGCGGCGTTCGCGGCCTTCGGCCCGCTCCTGTACGGGCTCACGGTCGGCTCGCATTTCCTGCCGAGCGTGGTCGCGTTCGCGCTGCTCCGTCGACCGGGCACCGCGTTGCTCACCGGCCTCATCGCGGGCGTGGTGGGCATGGCGTTCGCACCGCAGTGGTGGTTCCGCTACGTCGCGACCGGCCTGCTCGTCGGGGTCCTGCTCGAGCTGCCGTTCTTCCTCACGCGCTACCGGCGCTGGGATGCGTGGATGTTCTACCTCTCCGGCGTCGTCTCCGGCGCGATCATCGGCGCCGTCGTGTTCTTCGCACAGGGTGCCGAGCACTACGCCTGGTGGGCGTGGATCATCTCGCTGGCGTGCTGGGTCGCCAGCCCGCCGTTCTTCATCTGGATCGGCCGGATCATCGCCCGGGCGCTCGAACGGGCCGGCGTCGCGCGCGAGTCGGTGGGTCAGCGGCAGCCCTGA